A genome region from Mycobacterium florentinum includes the following:
- a CDS encoding circularly permuted type 2 ATP-grasp protein, which yields MALDPLAVIGTHGDHYDADRLLAGYRTARTQEALFELRPAGAHGAGYDEFLDENGRVRPAWTELADTVAERGRTGLNQLRSVVHSLIDNDGITYTEVDPSSGHALEPRPWSLDILPIVISAADWEVLEAGLLQRSRLLDAVLADLYGPRTLLTDGMLPPELVFAHPGYVRAASGIEIPGHHQLFMHACDLSRLPSGAFEVNADWTQAPSGAGYALADRRVVAHAIPDLYERIAPRPNTPFAQALRLALIDSAPDDAQDPVVVVLSPGIYSETAFDQAYLATLLGFPLVESADLVVRDGKLWMRSLGTLKRVDVVLRRVDALYTDPLDLKADSRLGVVGLVEAQRRGTVTVVNTLGSGILESPGLLRFLPELAERLLGEAPLLNTTPVYWGGNAKECSHLLANLSSLLIKSTVGGETLVGPTLSSTQLADVAARIERMPWQWAGQELPQFSSAPTDHAGVLSSAGVGMRLFSVAQRSGYAPMIGGVGYVLAPGPAAYTLNTVAAKDIWVRPTERARAETITLPTEVQPVKTAAGTWGVSSPRVLSDLFWIGRYGERAESTARLLMAARDRFHVYRHHQETEESAVVPVLMGALGRITGSDTGADNDHAEMIAIVPSTLWALTFDPDRAGSLVQSVEGLALAARAVRDQMSNDTWVVLATLERGLAHRAEPPQSLGEADTVLASAHGRTLAGMLTLSGVASESMVRDVGWSMMDIGKRIERGLWLTALLGATLTTARTADAEQTVIESTLVACESSVIYRRRTVGQVSVAAVTELMLFDANNPRSLLYQLERLRANLKDLPSASGSSRPERMVEEISTLLRRSSPAELEAVDGDGHREELADLLATIHTELRELAGVITKTQLTLPGGMQPLWGPDQRREMPA from the coding sequence ATGGCACTCGACCCCTTGGCGGTTATCGGTACGCACGGCGACCACTACGACGCCGACCGGCTGCTGGCCGGCTATCGGACCGCGCGCACCCAGGAAGCGCTGTTCGAGCTGCGCCCCGCCGGCGCGCACGGGGCCGGCTACGACGAATTCCTGGACGAAAACGGCCGGGTGCGGCCGGCGTGGACCGAGCTGGCCGACACGGTCGCCGAGCGTGGCCGGACGGGGCTGAATCAGCTGCGCTCGGTGGTGCACAGCCTGATCGACAACGATGGGATCACCTACACCGAGGTCGATCCCAGCAGCGGCCATGCCCTCGAGCCGCGCCCGTGGAGCCTGGACATCCTGCCGATCGTTATATCCGCGGCCGATTGGGAGGTGCTGGAGGCCGGGCTGCTGCAGCGCTCGCGCCTGCTCGATGCCGTGCTCGCCGACCTGTACGGGCCACGCACCTTACTCACCGACGGCATGCTGCCACCGGAGCTGGTGTTCGCCCATCCCGGTTACGTGCGTGCGGCCAGCGGGATCGAGATTCCGGGCCACCACCAGCTGTTCATGCACGCCTGCGATCTGAGCCGGCTGCCGAGCGGCGCCTTCGAGGTCAACGCGGACTGGACCCAAGCGCCCTCGGGCGCCGGTTATGCGCTGGCCGATCGACGCGTTGTCGCGCACGCGATTCCCGATCTCTACGAGCGGATCGCGCCGCGGCCCAACACACCGTTCGCGCAGGCGCTGCGGCTGGCGCTGATCGATTCCGCACCCGACGACGCCCAAGACCCGGTGGTGGTGGTGCTCAGCCCGGGTATCTACTCGGAGACCGCGTTCGACCAGGCGTACCTCGCGACGCTGCTGGGCTTTCCGCTGGTCGAAAGCGCCGACTTGGTGGTCCGCGACGGCAAACTCTGGATGCGCTCGCTGGGCACCCTGAAACGGGTCGACGTCGTGCTGCGCCGCGTCGACGCGCTCTACACCGACCCGCTGGATCTCAAGGCCGATTCCCGGCTCGGGGTGGTCGGTTTGGTGGAGGCACAACGCCGCGGCACCGTGACCGTCGTCAACACCCTGGGCAGCGGGATCCTGGAAAGCCCTGGGCTGCTGCGCTTTCTGCCTGAGCTGGCCGAACGACTGCTCGGCGAAGCCCCGCTGCTGAACACCACACCGGTGTACTGGGGCGGTAACGCCAAGGAATGCTCGCACCTGCTGGCCAACCTTTCGTCGCTGTTGATCAAATCCACGGTCGGTGGGGAAACCCTTGTGGGACCGACACTTTCGTCGACTCAGCTGGCCGACGTGGCCGCACGGATCGAGCGCATGCCGTGGCAGTGGGCCGGTCAGGAGCTGCCCCAGTTCTCCTCCGCGCCGACCGACCATGCCGGTGTGTTGTCGTCGGCCGGTGTCGGCATGCGGTTGTTCTCGGTTGCCCAACGCAGCGGCTATGCCCCGATGATCGGTGGTGTCGGCTACGTCTTGGCGCCGGGGCCCGCTGCCTACACGCTGAATACCGTTGCAGCAAAGGATATTTGGGTACGCCCGACGGAACGCGCACGCGCGGAGACGATTACGCTGCCGACCGAGGTGCAGCCGGTGAAGACCGCCGCGGGCACCTGGGGGGTCAGCTCGCCTCGTGTGCTGTCCGACCTGTTCTGGATCGGCCGCTACGGCGAACGCGCCGAGAGCACCGCGCGGCTGCTGATGGCCGCCCGCGACCGCTTCCACGTCTACCGCCACCACCAGGAAACCGAGGAGAGCGCGGTGGTGCCGGTGCTCATGGGCGCCCTGGGCCGCATCACCGGCAGCGACACGGGCGCCGACAACGACCACGCCGAGATGATCGCGATCGTCCCGTCGACGCTGTGGGCGCTGACCTTCGACCCGGACCGGGCGGGCTCACTCGTCCAGTCGGTGGAGGGGCTGGCCCTGGCGGCCAGGGCGGTGCGCGACCAGATGTCCAACGACACCTGGGTGGTGCTGGCCACCCTGGAGCGCGGACTCGCGCACCGGGCCGAACCGCCGCAATCGCTGGGCGAGGCCGACACCGTGCTCGCATCGGCACACGGGCGCACCCTGGCCGGGATGCTGACCCTGTCGGGGGTGGCGAGCGAGTCGATGGTGCGCGACGTGGGCTGGTCGATGATGGACATCGGCAAACGGATCGAACGCGGCCTGTGGCTGACCGCGCTGCTGGGAGCCACACTCACCACGGCCCGCACCGCCGACGCCGAACAGACCGTCATCGAGTCGACGCTGGTGGCCTGTGAATCGTCGGTCATCTACCGGCGCCGCACCGTCGGCCAGGTCAGTGTCGCCGCGGTGACCGAGCTGATGCTGTTCGATGCGAACAACCCACGCTCGTTGCTCTATCAGCTGGAGCGGTTGCGGGCCAACCTCAAAGACCTGCCGAGCGCGTCGGGCTCGTCGCGTCCGGAGCGGATGGTGGAGGAGATCAGCACGCTGCTGCGCCGGTCGAGTCCCGCCGAGCTGGAAGCGGTGGACGGTGATGGGCACCGCGAAGAGCTGGCGGACCTGCTCGCCACGATCCACACGGAGCTGCGCGAACTGGCCGGGGTCATCACCAAGACGCAGCTGACGCTGCCCGGCGGCATGCAGCCGCTGTGGGGCCCCGACCAACGACGGGAGATGCCGGCCTAG
- a CDS encoding zinc-binding metallopeptidase family protein yields the protein MRDFNCPNCGQRLAFENSTCLNCGSALGFSLDQMALLVISQDGASDHVGFVSADEYQLCANLQVAECNWLVPVNNPRLRCTSCALTTERPNDADTVGLSEFAQAEAAKRRLIVELHELKLPIVGRQQDPDYGLAFRLLSSAHEQVLTGHENGVITMDLAEGDDVHREQLRVEMDEPYRTLLGHFRHEIGHYYYYRLITPNNHYLARFNELFGDADADYQEALDRHYNEGAPEGWQENFVSSYATMHPAEDWAETFAHYLHIRDTLDTSAWCGLAPATATFDRPPLGPSAFPNIMEMWLPLSWSLNMVNRSMGHDDLYPFVLPPAVMDKMQFIHNVIDEVVTAAQGPAAVAG from the coding sequence ATGCGTGATTTCAATTGTCCCAACTGCGGCCAGCGGCTGGCTTTCGAGAACTCCACTTGCCTGAATTGCGGTAGCGCGCTGGGGTTTTCGCTCGACCAGATGGCCCTGCTGGTGATCTCCCAGGACGGCGCCAGCGATCACGTCGGCTTCGTGAGCGCCGACGAGTACCAGCTGTGCGCCAATCTTCAAGTCGCCGAATGCAATTGGCTTGTCCCCGTCAACAACCCGCGGCTGCGCTGCACGTCGTGTGCGCTGACGACCGAACGGCCCAACGACGCCGACACCGTCGGCCTGTCGGAGTTCGCCCAGGCCGAGGCCGCCAAGCGGCGGCTGATCGTCGAGCTGCACGAGCTGAAGCTGCCGATCGTCGGACGCCAGCAGGACCCCGATTACGGACTGGCCTTCCGGTTGCTGTCCAGCGCTCACGAGCAGGTGCTGACCGGTCACGAAAACGGGGTCATCACAATGGATTTGGCCGAGGGCGACGACGTCCACCGCGAGCAACTGCGCGTCGAAATGGACGAGCCTTACCGAACCCTGCTCGGGCACTTCCGCCACGAGATCGGGCACTACTACTACTATCGCCTGATCACCCCGAACAACCATTACCTGGCTCGCTTCAACGAGCTGTTCGGCGATGCCGACGCCGACTATCAAGAGGCGCTGGACCGCCACTACAACGAGGGCGCGCCGGAGGGCTGGCAGGAGAACTTCGTGTCGTCCTACGCGACCATGCACCCGGCCGAGGATTGGGCCGAGACCTTCGCTCATTACCTGCACATCCGCGACACCCTGGACACCTCGGCATGGTGCGGTCTTGCACCGGCAACCGCGACCTTCGACCGGCCGCCGTTGGGCCCCAGCGCTTTTCCCAACATCATGGAGATGTGGCTGCCGTTGTCGTGGTCGCTGAACATGGTGAACCGGTCGATGGGTCACGACGACCTTTACCCGTTCGTGCTGCCTCCCGCGGTGATGGACAAGATGCAGTTCATCCACAACGTCATCGACGAAGTGGTGACGGCCGCGCAGGGGCCGGCCGCCGTCGCGGGCTAG
- a CDS encoding transglutaminase family protein, whose translation MSSAAEVPDTRRHRITHRTEYRYSDVVTSSYGRGFLTPRDSQRQLCVAHRLTIDPAPADSSTSVDGYGNISSYFHVTEPHHTLTVTSDSIVDVYPAPPERYSSGPAIEPWEAARPTGRRGALATEYALDLNPPEITDEVRDYAAPSFESGRPLIEVLRDLTSRIFRDFTYRSGSTTISTGVNEVLAAREGVCQDFARLAIACLRANGLAASYVSGYLATDPPPGKERMIGIDATHAWAAVWTPQQPGQFEWLGLDPTNDQMVDQRYIIVGRGRDYADVPPLRGIIYTDSERSVIDVAVDVVPFEGDELYA comes from the coding sequence TTGTCTTCTGCAGCAGAAGTCCCGGACACCCGCCGCCATCGCATCACCCACCGCACCGAGTATCGCTACTCGGACGTCGTGACCAGCTCGTATGGGCGTGGTTTTCTCACCCCGCGCGACTCGCAGCGCCAGCTCTGCGTCGCGCACCGGCTGACCATCGACCCCGCCCCGGCCGACAGCTCCACCAGCGTCGACGGCTACGGCAACATCAGCTCCTACTTCCACGTCACGGAGCCGCACCACACCCTGACGGTCACCAGCGACTCCATCGTCGACGTCTATCCGGCACCCCCCGAGCGCTACAGCAGCGGACCGGCGATCGAACCCTGGGAGGCCGCCCGGCCGACCGGGCGCAGGGGAGCGCTGGCGACTGAGTACGCCCTGGACCTGAATCCGCCGGAGATCACCGACGAAGTCCGCGACTACGCGGCGCCCAGCTTCGAGTCCGGACGCCCGCTGATCGAGGTGCTGCGCGACCTCACGTCGCGGATCTTCCGTGACTTCACCTACCGATCGGGGTCGACAACGATTTCCACCGGGGTCAATGAGGTTCTGGCGGCCCGAGAAGGGGTATGTCAGGACTTTGCGAGGCTGGCGATCGCCTGCCTGCGAGCCAACGGTTTGGCGGCCAGCTACGTGTCCGGCTATCTGGCCACCGACCCGCCGCCCGGAAAGGAACGGATGATCGGCATCGACGCCACCCACGCCTGGGCCGCGGTGTGGACCCCGCAGCAGCCCGGCCAGTTCGAATGGCTGGGGCTGGATCCCACCAACGACCAAATGGTCGACCAGCGCTACATCATCGTGGGGCGGGGCCGCGACTACGCGGACGTGCCGCCGCTGCGCGGGATCATCTACACGGACTCGGAGCGCAGCGTGATCGACGTTGCCGTCGACGTGGTGCCCTTCGAAGGCGACGAACTGTATGCGTGA
- a CDS encoding MmcQ/YjbR family DNA-binding protein, translating into MATWDDVARIVGELPLTSEQSPHDWRVGKKLLAWERPLRASDREALSANGTPPPEGDILGVWVSDEGVKFALVADEPAIYFTTPHFDGYPAVLVKLAEIDVRGLEELITEAWLTRAPKKLVQEFLTGSI; encoded by the coding sequence GTGGCCACCTGGGACGACGTCGCCCGGATCGTGGGTGAGCTGCCACTCACCTCCGAGCAGTCGCCGCATGACTGGAGGGTCGGCAAGAAGTTGCTGGCGTGGGAGCGGCCGCTGCGCGCTTCGGACCGCGAGGCGCTGTCGGCGAACGGGACGCCGCCGCCCGAGGGCGACATCCTCGGTGTCTGGGTGTCCGACGAGGGCGTCAAGTTCGCCCTGGTCGCCGACGAGCCGGCGATCTACTTCACCACCCCGCATTTCGACGGCTATCCCGCGGTGCTGGTCAAGCTGGCCGAGATCGACGTGCGGGGTCTCGAGGAGCTGATCACCGAGGCCTGGCTGACGCGGGCGCCCAAGAAGCTGGTCCAGGAGTTCCTGACCGGCTCGATCTGA